The following are encoded in a window of Geobacter metallireducens GS-15 genomic DNA:
- a CDS encoding response regulator encodes MPELNIEEFKRRLSIFVGIVLAAVISFSVWSSTTEYRDILSEAEKTASGYAQALSEHTESAFAETDRVINDLIHDIRMAGGAERIPQAELYELLRRQGGDSPQIGALFITGKNGIMFNNSQGYPPRQIDVSDREYFRHYLENPGADLYLSKPVMSRLVKRWRFNLIRPLTPPGTAFDGLLAVAFEVDYFKKFFTASSLGPHGRIAVFRTDGTPLVFEPYVHNIYGSNMRNSELFRIWLPASPSGTFHARSSIVDKTPRIISYKCLSRFPAVAVVSLDRDDVLEPWTRKALLQGAVTLGLCLVIVSLTRLMFLHLDRLNIAQTGLRSHQERLRIKAAQIDAANDAILQIDHEGRLVHFNQALCRMSGFSHDELTDMMLHDLEPPESVDHTKTNLMLAMRDGEAMFDAALLAKDGSSVPIEVHAHPMESDGGAFILCIARDVRERKRSEMREQARLMILEKLATGAPLATLLDQIVYFVEQQIPGAIGSLLLADEAGKRLLHGAAPSLPEEYNQAVHGLRIARGMGSSGTAAHLRQPVIVDDITCHPYWKGFQPAREAGLRACWSQPVLSSDGELLGAFAVYHREQHSPDDRERALLESAAHLASIAIGRIRQEEQREHLEGQLRHIQRIEAIGQLAGGIAHDFNNLLTPIFCYADMIKRGLPQETPEAQMAESILKTAHKAKGLTQKLLSFGRRQRLNMQPLDLNEAIQSFHDILRCTIRENITIRMNLAPGTAPVMADRGQIEQMLLNLAVNAQDAIKGNGTITINTGHVLLDDEYARLHPGMQPGPHILLAFTDNGHGMDDETLSHIFEPFFTTKQVGHGTGLGLATVFGTVKQHDGYVAVESRVGKGTTFTIYLPAKAHTASTSAPESKSTGSQPEHSGNSSTVLVVEDNRMVREMIVQMLKYAGYGVLAAPNPDEAYEIAQAAPYAFDLMLSDVIMPGMNGPELFERLQELRLDLPVVFISGYTNEVKIHNCRLEEGGNFLPKPFTSEQLLRKVSQALNTGAGRADVTFGRAGGT; translated from the coding sequence ATGCCGGAGCTTAACATTGAGGAATTCAAACGGCGGCTCAGCATCTTTGTCGGCATTGTGCTGGCTGCCGTTATCTCCTTTTCAGTGTGGAGCAGCACGACTGAATATCGGGACATCCTCAGTGAGGCGGAAAAGACTGCGTCCGGATACGCGCAGGCCCTCAGCGAGCATACGGAAAGCGCCTTTGCCGAGACCGACCGGGTAATCAATGATCTGATTCATGATATCAGAATGGCGGGGGGGGCCGAGCGGATTCCGCAGGCGGAACTCTACGAGCTTCTGCGGCGGCAGGGAGGGGATTCGCCGCAGATCGGTGCCCTGTTCATCACCGGCAAGAACGGCATTATGTTCAACAACTCCCAGGGGTATCCACCCCGGCAGATCGACGTTTCCGACCGTGAGTACTTCCGCCATTACCTCGAAAATCCCGGAGCGGATCTGTACCTGAGCAAACCGGTCATGAGCCGGTTGGTAAAACGATGGCGCTTCAACCTCATACGGCCCCTCACCCCCCCCGGTACGGCATTCGACGGACTTCTGGCGGTCGCCTTTGAGGTCGACTATTTCAAGAAATTCTTCACCGCCTCAAGTCTCGGCCCCCATGGAAGGATTGCCGTATTCCGCACCGACGGCACCCCGCTGGTATTTGAACCCTATGTGCACAATATCTACGGATCGAATATGCGGAACTCGGAACTGTTCCGCATCTGGCTGCCCGCGTCGCCTTCTGGTACGTTTCACGCCAGGTCCAGTATCGTCGACAAAACTCCGCGAATAATTTCCTACAAATGTCTTTCCCGTTTTCCCGCAGTGGCGGTGGTGTCTCTCGATCGCGACGACGTCCTTGAGCCCTGGACCCGAAAGGCACTCCTTCAGGGGGCTGTAACGCTCGGTCTCTGCCTGGTCATCGTCAGCCTGACACGCCTCATGTTCCTCCACCTTGACCGGCTGAATATCGCACAGACCGGCCTGCGCAGCCACCAGGAGAGATTGCGGATCAAGGCGGCCCAGATTGACGCCGCCAATGACGCCATCCTGCAGATCGATCATGAAGGGCGCCTGGTGCACTTCAATCAGGCACTCTGCCGCATGAGCGGATTCAGTCATGACGAGTTGACGGATATGATGCTCCATGACCTGGAGCCTCCGGAGAGCGTTGACCATACGAAAACCAACCTGATGCTGGCCATGAGGGATGGCGAAGCCATGTTCGATGCAGCGCTCCTGGCCAAGGATGGTTCCTCGGTACCCATCGAGGTCCACGCTCACCCGATGGAGAGCGACGGGGGAGCGTTCATCCTCTGTATTGCGCGGGATGTACGGGAACGGAAACGGTCCGAAATGCGTGAACAGGCCCGCCTGATGATACTGGAGAAACTGGCGACCGGGGCTCCCCTCGCGACACTGCTCGACCAGATCGTCTACTTTGTGGAACAGCAGATTCCCGGTGCCATCGGATCCCTGCTCCTTGCCGATGAGGCCGGCAAGCGCCTTCTCCATGGTGCCGCCCCCAGTCTGCCGGAAGAGTACAACCAGGCAGTGCACGGGCTGCGCATCGCGCGGGGGATGGGATCGTCGGGCACGGCGGCCCACCTGAGGCAACCGGTAATCGTCGATGACATCACGTGCCACCCCTACTGGAAGGGGTTCCAGCCTGCACGGGAAGCGGGGCTGAGGGCATGCTGGTCCCAACCGGTTCTTTCCTCGGATGGCGAACTGCTCGGGGCCTTCGCGGTCTATCACCGGGAGCAACACTCTCCGGATGATAGAGAACGTGCCCTGCTGGAGTCGGCTGCGCACCTGGCAAGCATTGCCATCGGCCGGATCCGCCAGGAGGAACAGCGCGAACACCTGGAGGGACAGCTTCGCCACATTCAGAGGATCGAAGCCATTGGCCAGCTTGCGGGCGGAATCGCCCACGACTTCAACAATCTGCTGACCCCTATTTTCTGCTATGCGGACATGATCAAAAGGGGGCTTCCGCAAGAAACGCCAGAGGCTCAAATGGCGGAAAGCATTCTCAAGACCGCCCACAAGGCCAAGGGCCTGACCCAGAAACTGCTCTCCTTTGGTCGCCGGCAGAGACTCAACATGCAGCCCCTCGACCTGAACGAGGCAATCCAATCCTTCCATGACATCCTGCGGTGCACGATTCGGGAGAACATCACCATCCGCATGAATCTGGCCCCAGGCACTGCCCCTGTCATGGCCGACCGGGGGCAGATCGAGCAGATGCTTCTCAATCTGGCGGTGAACGCCCAGGACGCCATCAAAGGGAACGGCACCATCACCATCAACACCGGTCACGTTCTCCTGGACGACGAATACGCCAGGCTCCATCCCGGCATGCAGCCAGGGCCCCACATCCTGCTCGCCTTTACCGACAACGGTCATGGCATGGATGACGAAACCCTGTCCCACATCTTTGAGCCGTTTTTCACCACCAAACAGGTTGGCCACGGAACGGGACTGGGGCTGGCAACGGTCTTCGGCACCGTGAAACAGCATGATGGATATGTTGCCGTGGAAAGCCGCGTGGGGAAAGGGACCACGTTTACCATCTACCTGCCGGCAAAGGCCCATACGGCATCAACCAGTGCCCCGGAGTCAAAGAGCACTGGCAGCCAGCCGGAACATTCAGGAAACAGCAGCACCGTTCTTGTGGTTGAGGACAACAGGATGGTCAGGGAGATGATCGTTCAGATGCTGAAATACGCGGGCTACGGAGTGCTGGCTGCCCCGAATCCCGACGAGGCATACGAGATTGCGCAGGCTGCACCCTACGCCTTCGATCTGATGCTATCCGATGTCATAATGCCGGGGATGAACGGCCCTGAGCTTTTTGAGCGGCTGCAGGAGCTTCGGCTCGATCTGCCCGTGGTCTTTATTTCCGGCTACACCAACGAGGTAAAAATCCACAACTGCAGGCTGGAAGAAGGGGGCAATTTCCTTCCGAAGCCTTTCACCAGCGAGCAGCTGTTGCGGAAGGTCAGCCAGGCGCTCAACACGGGTGCAGGTAGGGCGGATGTGACGTTCGGGCGGGCAGGGGGGACATGA
- a CDS encoding methyl-accepting chemotaxis protein, translating into MFITVLSVILMLGGLFSFLLPKLETKITTEKRDATRHVVETAMAVLEVENELVKSGKEPLAEAQLKAANILSKMRYEKKEYLWINDLGNPPKMIMHPTLSALDGKVLNDPKFNKATGMIEGTDGKEIPLDGKNLFVAFAEVVQKAGHGFVNYEWNKPKEGGGTTSELYPKLSYVKKFEPWGWVVGSGIYIDDVEKDISKVRWMFLALNGLMALISLLLAYFVSRGVTRTLGYVDTNLDDMSKGGGDLTRRLAVEREDETGSLARSFNRFLDNMKEIVQRINQNAVDVASSADHLNETAGHIASGTERASTQSTSVAISCEEMAATSSEIAHNCIRTVEIANRATQTAQDGSLVVSHAVSSIQRIAHKVQESAKTVESLGVRSEQIGNIVGTIEDIADQTNLLALNAAIEAARAGEQGRGFAVVADEVRALAERTTKATREICEMIKSIQQETKFAVAAMEEGVQEVEKGTAEAGRSGEALEEILAQVAELTSQINQIATAAEQQSATTNEISKSMYEITAVISDASGSSQNTANAASQLAGMADELKRIVAQFRM; encoded by the coding sequence ATGTTCATAACAGTCCTCAGCGTCATACTGATGCTGGGAGGGCTCTTCTCCTTTCTCCTGCCGAAACTCGAGACGAAGATCACCACAGAGAAGCGGGACGCAACGCGGCATGTGGTGGAAACGGCCATGGCAGTCCTCGAAGTGGAGAACGAGCTGGTCAAGAGCGGCAAGGAGCCCCTCGCAGAGGCCCAGCTCAAGGCTGCGAATATCCTCTCGAAGATGCGCTATGAGAAAAAGGAATACCTCTGGATCAATGACCTGGGAAATCCCCCCAAAATGATCATGCATCCAACCCTCTCGGCACTCGATGGCAAGGTGCTGAATGACCCCAAGTTCAACAAGGCGACCGGCATGATCGAGGGAACGGACGGGAAGGAGATACCCCTCGACGGCAAGAACCTCTTTGTTGCCTTTGCGGAGGTGGTTCAGAAGGCGGGGCACGGCTTCGTAAACTACGAATGGAACAAGCCCAAGGAGGGTGGGGGCACAACCTCCGAACTCTACCCCAAACTGTCCTATGTCAAGAAGTTCGAGCCGTGGGGATGGGTGGTCGGAAGTGGCATTTACATCGACGACGTGGAAAAGGACATCAGCAAGGTCCGGTGGATGTTCCTGGCCCTGAATGGCCTCATGGCCCTCATAAGCCTCCTCCTCGCCTATTTTGTGAGCCGAGGGGTCACCCGGACCCTCGGCTACGTCGACACGAACCTGGATGATATGTCCAAGGGTGGCGGAGACCTCACCCGGCGCCTCGCCGTGGAGCGGGAAGATGAAACCGGCTCGCTGGCCCGCTCTTTCAACCGTTTCCTCGACAACATGAAGGAGATCGTCCAGCGGATCAATCAGAACGCCGTGGATGTGGCCTCATCGGCGGACCACCTCAACGAGACCGCGGGTCATATCGCCAGCGGGACGGAGCGTGCTTCGACCCAGTCCACATCGGTGGCTATATCGTGCGAGGAGATGGCAGCCACCTCTTCCGAGATAGCCCACAACTGCATCCGGACCGTCGAGATAGCCAACCGTGCAACCCAGACAGCCCAGGACGGATCCCTGGTGGTGAGCCACGCGGTCAGCAGCATCCAGCGCATTGCCCACAAGGTCCAGGAGTCGGCAAAAACCGTCGAATCCCTGGGTGTCAGGTCCGAACAGATCGGCAATATCGTGGGGACCATCGAGGACATCGCCGACCAGACCAACCTCCTGGCCCTGAATGCGGCCATCGAGGCGGCACGGGCCGGTGAACAGGGGCGCGGCTTCGCCGTGGTGGCCGATGAGGTGAGGGCCCTTGCGGAGCGCACCACCAAGGCCACCCGCGAAATCTGCGAGATGATCAAGAGCATCCAGCAGGAGACCAAATTCGCCGTGGCCGCCATGGAGGAAGGGGTGCAAGAGGTGGAAAAGGGGACTGCGGAAGCGGGCCGGTCAGGAGAGGCCCTCGAGGAAATTCTGGCCCAGGTGGCGGAGCTCACGAGCCAGATCAACCAGATAGCAACTGCCGCCGAGCAGCAGAGCGCCACCACCAATGAGATCAGCAAGAGCATGTACGAGATAACCGCAGTGATATCCGATGCCTCGGGCAGCTCACAGAATACGGCCAATGCCGCAAGCCAGCTGGCCGGCATGGCAGACGAGCTGAAGCGGATCGTGGCCCAGTTCAGGATGTAA
- a CDS encoding CheB methylesterase domain-containing protein — MPLPNLAVIGASTGGLKVFESLFPHLPVLNAGVVIVQHIVPLVDRSFVTSLQRVSAMPVALARDGDAIRHGTVYLAPGALHLHLVANQTIRLAAGEKVNSVCPSIDVTMESVIPKPGARMAGVILTGMGHDGADGIAHMKRCGAVTIAQDRATSVIYGMPKAAEATGMIDFVLSAERIADKLAELFK, encoded by the coding sequence ATGCCATTGCCCAACCTGGCGGTCATAGGGGCATCGACGGGAGGACTCAAGGTGTTTGAGTCGCTGTTTCCCCATCTTCCGGTCCTCAATGCCGGTGTCGTGATCGTTCAGCACATCGTCCCGCTCGTCGACCGGTCCTTTGTCACTTCCCTGCAGAGGGTCTCCGCCATGCCCGTTGCGCTGGCACGGGATGGCGATGCCATACGCCATGGCACCGTCTACCTGGCGCCGGGAGCGCTTCACCTGCACCTTGTCGCCAATCAGACCATACGCCTTGCAGCCGGCGAGAAGGTCAACTCCGTCTGCCCGTCCATTGACGTCACCATGGAGAGCGTCATTCCGAAACCCGGCGCCCGGATGGCCGGCGTCATCCTGACCGGGATGGGCCATGACGGTGCCGACGGCATCGCCCACATGAAACGATGCGGAGCAGTGACCATTGCCCAGGACAGGGCGACGAGCGTCATCTATGGCATGCCCAAGGCTGCCGAGGCCACGGGGATGATCGACTTTGTCCTTTCCGCCGAACGAATTGCCGACAAACTTGCCGAGCTCTTTAAATAA
- a CDS encoding response regulator transcription factor, giving the protein MATDPQDTAQVVIVDDEPFIRDAVVKLLACEGIAAVAAENGDECLDLLRKGFRGIILMDVMMPRRNGWQTIRAMADESLVAGNIISMLTSVDEPDEQMEGLQELVFDYITKPFDPSEMVATVRTYLGCLEQMRGGN; this is encoded by the coding sequence GTGGCAACAGACCCTCAGGATACGGCACAGGTCGTGATCGTGGACGACGAACCTTTCATCCGGGATGCGGTGGTTAAACTCCTCGCGTGTGAGGGAATCGCCGCGGTAGCCGCGGAGAACGGGGACGAATGCCTGGACCTTTTGCGGAAAGGGTTCAGGGGAATCATTCTCATGGACGTCATGATGCCCCGCAGAAACGGCTGGCAAACCATCCGCGCCATGGCGGACGAATCCCTTGTGGCCGGCAATATCATCTCCATGCTGACCTCGGTCGACGAGCCCGATGAACAGATGGAAGGGTTGCAGGAACTGGTGTTCGACTACATCACGAAGCCTTTCGACCCTTCCGAGATGGTTGCAACGGTACGCACGTACCTTGGTTGCCTGGAGCAGATGCGAGGCGGGAACTGA
- a CDS encoding methyl-accepting chemotaxis protein — translation MSFKLTIKARIVFIVAFFSAMLIVFGMLGLSGMKAANETSHALHGENMKSVQVLSRIAALMRDNRIQLLLSLQHDSKSEFSALHDHPLTMHTDIVGKNIEEITALLAEYEKLPKTEEDKKLAAEFETAREAFVQEGLIPVREAVLTGKYKDAVELTLKKVNPLFKPANEALEKMIKSEFAAAKEDFERDDKTYRTDRLIMIVGLVASIAIGVVLSLFIIRSLRRSSDELASVAAAVSAGDLSRRATGLSNDELGAIGGSFNETADSFARVIAGIRGNAEQVATAATQVHSSAEQMATGVEEVAAQTGTVATAGEEMAATAAEIAQNCQMAAEAAQRATESATGGATVVQRTVNGMARIADRVRSSAKTVESLGSRSEQIGEIIGTIQDIADQTNLLALNAAIEAARAGEQGRGFAVVADEVRALAERTTKATREIGEMIKAIQQETRGAVAAMEEGVHEVEAGTADAQQSGAALQEIMNQINELAMQVSQIATAAEQQTATTGEISGNVQQVSEVVQETAKGIQESAQAASRVAELADELNNLVGRFKVA, via the coding sequence ATGTCGTTCAAACTTACCATCAAGGCCCGAATCGTTTTCATCGTCGCGTTTTTTTCGGCCATGCTTATCGTCTTCGGCATGCTGGGGCTGTCGGGGATGAAGGCTGCCAATGAAACCAGCCACGCGCTCCATGGCGAGAACATGAAGAGCGTGCAGGTCCTCAGCAGGATCGCGGCTCTCATGCGCGACAACCGCATCCAGCTCCTTCTCTCCCTCCAGCATGATTCCAAGAGTGAATTCAGCGCCCTCCACGACCATCCGCTCACCATGCACACCGACATCGTCGGCAAGAATATCGAGGAGATCACGGCACTCCTGGCGGAGTATGAGAAACTCCCCAAAACCGAAGAAGACAAGAAACTCGCCGCGGAGTTCGAGACGGCGAGGGAGGCCTTTGTGCAGGAGGGGCTCATCCCCGTGCGCGAGGCGGTGCTGACCGGGAAATACAAAGACGCCGTGGAACTGACTCTCAAGAAAGTGAACCCCCTCTTCAAGCCGGCCAATGAAGCGCTGGAAAAAATGATCAAGTCGGAATTTGCCGCGGCAAAGGAGGACTTCGAGCGGGATGACAAGACCTATCGCACCGACCGGCTTATCATGATTGTCGGGCTTGTTGCATCTATCGCCATTGGGGTGGTATTGAGCCTCTTCATCATCCGTTCCCTGCGCCGCAGTTCCGATGAGCTGGCATCCGTTGCCGCTGCGGTCTCCGCGGGAGACCTGAGCCGGCGCGCTACCGGGCTCTCCAACGACGAACTGGGGGCCATCGGAGGTTCGTTCAACGAGACCGCCGATTCCTTTGCCCGGGTCATCGCCGGCATCCGGGGGAACGCGGAACAGGTGGCAACGGCCGCAACCCAGGTCCACAGCAGCGCCGAGCAGATGGCCACCGGCGTCGAGGAGGTGGCGGCCCAGACCGGAACCGTCGCCACTGCCGGCGAGGAGATGGCGGCCACCGCCGCGGAGATCGCCCAGAACTGCCAGATGGCTGCCGAAGCTGCCCAACGGGCCACGGAGTCGGCCACCGGCGGAGCCACGGTGGTCCAGCGGACCGTGAACGGCATGGCGCGGATCGCCGACCGGGTGCGGAGTTCCGCCAAGACTGTCGAGAGTCTCGGGTCCCGCTCCGAGCAGATCGGTGAAATCATCGGCACCATTCAGGATATTGCCGACCAGACGAACCTCCTGGCCCTGAACGCCGCCATCGAGGCGGCCCGGGCCGGCGAGCAGGGGCGCGGCTTTGCCGTGGTGGCCGATGAGGTCCGGGCCCTGGCCGAGCGGACCACGAAAGCGACCCGGGAGATCGGCGAGATGATCAAGGCGATTCAGCAGGAGACGCGGGGGGCGGTTGCCGCCATGGAGGAGGGGGTCCATGAGGTGGAGGCTGGGACTGCCGATGCCCAACAGTCCGGCGCGGCCCTTCAGGAGATCATGAACCAGATCAACGAGCTGGCCATGCAGGTGAGCCAGATAGCCACCGCCGCCGAGCAGCAGACCGCCACCACCGGCGAGATCAGCGGCAACGTCCAGCAGGTCTCCGAGGTGGTCCAGGAAACCGCCAAGGGTATCCAGGAATCAGCCCAGGCTGCGTCGCGGGTTGCCGAGTTGGCTGACGAGCTCAATAATCTGGTGGGGCGGTTCAAGGTGGCGTAA
- a CDS encoding DUF748 domain-containing protein, producing MKTWHKILIGCGIFLLILAAFTAFVLPGMVKGRAIRAVEEATGRKLSIGAVSINPFTWNAEVRGMRLTERDGTTTFASFSSARVAVSPASIFRGAPIVSEARLRSPYVHLVRTGANAYNFSDILEKKGPENPQPKKERARFSVSNIAVTNGSIDFIDQGLAVEKRHRVSGLELGVPFVSTIPHYADIYIAPRFRAVVNGSPLVLDGKLRPFTSAAEYSLDVNLKDLDIPYYLAYVPAKLPVRVERGTAATKLALTYRIDANKNPELVMTGELSLANLKAAGADGAPLAALDRLGVMIGKSELLAPAISLTSVTLDGPVFHLARDGKGVWNVARLSGGEKPAPPPAKPKAAPKEKPKGKPVVDVGEFTLRNGTVTVADAMPPRGFKAEAREIACTVRGFSTRPGKKADYTLSFATGRGETARITGGFSPEPLAATATADLKGIVLDAFHPYLAGALTAPVTGKLDLSGEVAYDAAAGLSADKIAVRLTNLAAPFGPKEGARLARLDATGGRFSQKENRLDIAQVTLAGGGVRLSRDAAGNLSPLALLKKPETGRRPAAREARPTAGQPFRYRIASVAASGLGLTFTDRKAVGNPRFDLRRIGFNASNITGPRMETIPYRFSAGYGKGGALAASGRVTPVPLAAKGEITLRRIPLTDFDAYLPEGLNIILADGALDTRLTYAVAKRGEGVGGTFAGNLGVRSFHCLDADADDLLTWDSLQLDKVSGSLDPFSLKIGEVSLAKFFSKIVIGKDGRLNLQKLYSPEGGKGNEGEQQGGQRASVTKGGQPAPPQAMQSVQPAKPQRQIAIDTVILQEGTLAFSDHHMSREYDTTFYNLGGRISGLSSEASRFADVDLRGNLQNLSPLQITGKLNPLRDDLYADITVRFADIDLTPLTPYSGTYVGYGIDRGKVSFDLKYTIENKQLNSENKVFIDQLTFGDRIESNKATTLPVRLAVALLKDRKGEIHLDIPVTGRTDDPQFSVWRVVWQIIKNLLVKAATSPFSLLQSAFGGKEDFSVIPFAAGSAHLAETEQAKLAKIAQALNDRPSLKVDIKGYVDKERDPEGYRVELLTRKMKAEKFLVLVKEKRNQPGDSAETMAIAPDEASRYLKAVYRKEKFPKPRNILGLEKDLPDAEMRKLILANTRVGEGELKALAAERAGAVKALLAGPGKVDPARLFLRADDIHKAPADKGPGSRVEFGAAVQ from the coding sequence ATGAAAACCTGGCACAAAATCCTCATCGGTTGCGGCATTTTTCTCCTGATCCTGGCGGCGTTCACCGCCTTCGTCCTGCCGGGAATGGTGAAGGGGCGAGCCATCCGGGCGGTGGAGGAGGCCACCGGCCGAAAGCTCTCCATCGGCGCAGTCAGCATCAACCCCTTCACCTGGAACGCCGAGGTGCGTGGAATGCGCCTTACCGAGCGGGACGGGACCACGACCTTCGCTTCCTTCTCCAGCGCCCGGGTTGCCGTGAGCCCTGCCTCCATCTTCCGGGGGGCTCCCATTGTTTCCGAGGCCCGGCTCCGCTCCCCCTACGTCCATCTGGTGCGGACCGGGGCGAACGCCTACAATTTCTCGGATATCCTCGAAAAGAAGGGGCCGGAGAACCCTCAACCCAAGAAGGAGCGGGCACGCTTTTCCGTCTCCAATATTGCCGTCACCAACGGCTCCATTGACTTCATCGACCAGGGGCTGGCCGTTGAGAAGCGTCACCGGGTCAGCGGGCTGGAACTGGGGGTCCCCTTTGTCAGCACCATTCCCCACTATGCGGATATCTACATAGCCCCCCGGTTCCGGGCGGTGGTGAACGGCTCTCCCCTGGTCCTGGACGGCAAGCTTCGTCCCTTCACCTCTGCCGCCGAATATTCCCTCGACGTGAACCTGAAGGACCTGGACATCCCCTACTACCTGGCCTATGTGCCGGCGAAGCTTCCGGTCCGGGTGGAGCGGGGGACGGCCGCAACGAAGCTCGCCTTGACCTACCGCATCGACGCCAACAAGAATCCTGAACTCGTCATGACCGGGGAGCTTTCCCTGGCCAACCTGAAGGCAGCCGGGGCGGACGGCGCGCCTCTGGCTGCCCTCGACCGGCTCGGCGTGATGATCGGCAAAAGCGAGCTTCTCGCCCCTGCCATCTCCCTCACCTCCGTTACCCTGGATGGCCCCGTGTTCCATTTGGCGCGGGACGGAAAAGGGGTGTGGAACGTGGCCCGGCTCTCCGGGGGAGAGAAGCCGGCTCCTCCCCCTGCAAAACCCAAGGCCGCCCCCAAGGAGAAACCGAAAGGGAAACCGGTCGTCGATGTGGGGGAGTTCACGCTTCGCAACGGCACCGTGACCGTGGCCGATGCAATGCCGCCGAGGGGCTTCAAGGCCGAGGCCCGGGAGATCGCCTGCACCGTGCGGGGCTTTTCCACCCGGCCGGGTAAAAAGGCTGACTACACCCTCTCCTTTGCCACGGGCAGGGGGGAAACCGCGCGCATCACGGGGGGCTTCTCCCCCGAGCCTCTGGCTGCCACCGCCACGGCCGACCTGAAGGGGATCGTGCTTGACGCCTTTCACCCCTACCTGGCCGGCGCTCTCACCGCCCCGGTCACGGGGAAGCTCGACCTCTCGGGGGAGGTGGCCTACGATGCCGCCGCCGGTCTGTCGGCCGACAAGATCGCGGTGCGGCTCACCAACCTTGCCGCTCCCTTCGGCCCCAAGGAGGGGGCGCGCCTTGCCCGGTTGGATGCCACCGGGGGGCGGTTCAGTCAGAAGGAAAACCGTCTGGACATAGCCCAGGTGACCCTGGCGGGGGGGGGGGTCCGCCTCTCCCGGGATGCCGCGGGGAATCTTTCTCCCCTCGCGCTCCTGAAAAAGCCCGAGACCGGCAGGAGACCGGCGGCACGGGAGGCCCGGCCCACGGCGGGGCAACCCTTCCGGTACCGTATCGCCTCGGTGGCCGCCAGCGGCCTCGGCCTCACCTTCACCGACCGGAAGGCGGTCGGCAATCCCCGCTTCGACCTGCGCCGCATCGGCTTCAATGCCAGCAACATCACCGGTCCCAGGATGGAGACCATTCCCTACCGCTTTTCGGCGGGCTACGGGAAAGGGGGGGCGCTCGCCGCCTCGGGACGCGTCACCCCCGTCCCCCTTGCGGCGAAGGGGGAGATCACCCTGCGGCGGATTCCCCTCACTGATTTCGACGCCTACCTCCCCGAGGGGCTCAACATCATCCTGGCGGACGGCGCCCTCGACACCCGGCTTACCTATGCCGTGGCAAAACGGGGAGAGGGGGTCGGCGGCACCTTTGCCGGCAACCTTGGCGTTCGCTCTTTCCACTGTCTCGACGCCGACGCCGATGACCTCCTCACGTGGGACAGTCTTCAACTCGACAAGGTGTCGGGTAGCCTCGATCCCTTCTCCCTGAAGATCGGCGAGGTTTCCCTTGCCAAGTTCTTCTCCAAGATCGTCATTGGCAAGGATGGGCGCCTCAACCTCCAGAAACTCTACTCGCCGGAAGGGGGGAAGGGGAACGAAGGGGAGCAACAGGGGGGACAACGGGCCTCTGTTACCAAAGGGGGGCAACCGGCACCACCGCAAGCGATGCAGTCGGTTCAGCCGGCTAAGCCCCAACGTCAGATCGCCATTGATACCGTGATCCTCCAGGAGGGGACCCTCGCCTTCTCCGACCATCACATGAGCCGGGAGTACGACACCACCTTCTACAACCTTGGCGGGAGGATCAGCGGGCTCTCCTCCGAGGCGAGCCGGTTTGCCGACGTGGACCTGCGGGGGAACCTGCAGAACCTCTCGCCCCTCCAGATCACCGGCAAGCTGAACCCGCTGCGCGACGACCTCTACGCCGACATCACGGTCCGCTTTGCCGACATCGACCTGACCCCCCTCACCCCCTATTCGGGAACCTACGTGGGATACGGCATCGACCGAGGCAAGGTCTCCTTCGACCTGAAATACACCATCGAGAACAAGCAGCTCAACTCCGAGAACAAGGTCTTCATCGACCAGCTCACCTTTGGCGACAGGATCGAGAGCAACAAGGCCACCACTCTCCCGGTGCGGCTGGCGGTGGCGCTCCTCAAGGACCGCAAGGGGGAGATCCACCTGGACATACCGGTTACCGGCCGTACCGACGATCCCCAGTTCAGCGTCTGGCGCGTGGTCTGGCAGATCATCAAAAACCTCCTCGTCAAGGCGGCGACCTCTCCCTTCTCCCTTCTCCAGTCGGCCTTCGGCGGCAAGGAGGACTTCAGCGTCATTCCCTTCGCGGCCGGATCGGCCCATCTGGCCGAGACCGAGCAGGCCAAGCTGGCAAAGATTGCCCAGGCCCTCAACGACCGGCCTTCCCTCAAGGTGGACATCAAGGGATACGTGGATAAGGAGCGGGACCCCGAGGGGTACCGCGTCGAACTGCTGACCCGGAAGATGAAGGCCGAAAAATTCCTGGTGCTGGTGAAGGAAAAGCGGAACCAGCCGGGAGATTCGGCGGAAACCATGGCCATTGCCCCCGATGAGGCATCCCGCTATCTCAAGGCGGTCTACAGGAAGGAAAAGTTTCCCAAGCCCCGCAACATCCTCGGCCTAGAGAAGGATCTCCCCGACGCCGAGATGCGCAAGCTGATCCTCGCCAACACCCGGGTGGGGGAAGGGGAGCTGAAGGCGCTGGCAGCCGAGCGGGCCGGGGCGGTGAAGGCTCTTCTGGCGGGGCCGGGCAAGGTGGATCCGGCCCGCCTCTTCCTCCGGGCCGACGATATCCACAAAGCTCCCGCAGACAAGGGGCCGGGCTCGCGGGTGGAGTTCGGGGCGGCGGTGCAGTGA